One window of the Leptotrichia hongkongensis genome contains the following:
- a CDS encoding dicarboxylate/amino acid:cation symporter, with the protein MKKMGLTTRIMVGLALGIVFGLILSPFAKNPFVKDVVIDSVLAFFGGMFINLMKVMIVPLVSISLAMGAASIGDIKKLKRIGTKVLGFYFATTAIAVVIGLFVAKVSGIGMGMVHGELPKGEFKIAEQGKLIDILLDMIPKNIINAMSEEKMLAIIVFFLLLGVAISALGDKVKNLKALLEEANELVLKMVELIMEVAPIGVFALISKVVASTGVDVLVKLLGFVAATLFAFVIHTGVYQIMLTTMAKVSPLRFFKKFFNVISVAFSTSSSNATIPVNIETLTEKFGISEEISSFTIPLGATVNMDGTAIMQGVAAVFIANLYNIHLGPTQYLGIILTAVLASVGTAGVPGAGMLMLSLVLKQAGLPLEGIGVVIGVDRIIDMFRTAVNITGDAVCTMVVARSENEITDPQKFYN; encoded by the coding sequence ATGAAAAAAATGGGATTAACAACTAGGATAATGGTTGGGCTAGCACTTGGGATTGTATTTGGGCTAATATTAAGTCCTTTTGCAAAAAATCCCTTCGTAAAAGATGTTGTTATTGATTCAGTCCTTGCTTTTTTTGGAGGAATGTTTATCAATCTTATGAAAGTTATGATTGTACCGTTAGTTTCTATTTCTCTTGCAATGGGAGCAGCTTCTATTGGAGATATAAAAAAACTTAAAAGAATTGGTACAAAGGTTTTGGGTTTCTATTTTGCAACTACTGCTATTGCTGTAGTAATTGGATTATTTGTAGCAAAAGTTTCTGGAATTGGAATGGGAATGGTTCATGGAGAACTTCCTAAAGGTGAATTTAAAATTGCGGAGCAAGGTAAACTTATTGATATTCTTCTTGATATGATTCCAAAAAACATTATTAATGCAATGTCAGAGGAAAAAATGCTTGCAATTATAGTATTTTTTCTGCTGTTAGGAGTTGCAATTTCAGCTTTAGGAGATAAAGTAAAAAATTTAAAAGCTTTACTTGAAGAAGCAAATGAACTTGTGTTAAAAATGGTGGAACTTATAATGGAAGTCGCTCCAATAGGAGTATTCGCACTAATTTCAAAAGTTGTTGCTTCAACAGGTGTGGATGTGCTTGTAAAATTGCTTGGATTTGTGGCTGCAACATTATTTGCATTTGTTATTCATACAGGTGTTTATCAAATAATGCTAACAACTATGGCAAAAGTAAGTCCATTAAGATTCTTCAAAAAATTCTTTAATGTAATATCAGTTGCATTTTCTACATCCAGCAGCAATGCAACGATTCCAGTAAATATTGAAACTTTAACAGAAAAATTTGGTATATCTGAGGAAATAAGTTCATTCACAATTCCTTTAGGAGCAACTGTAAATATGGACGGTACTGCAATTATGCAAGGTGTTGCTGCCGTATTTATTGCAAATCTTTATAATATTCATTTAGGTCCAACACAATATTTGGGAATTATTTTAACAGCAGTACTGGCTTCTGTTGGTACAGCAGGTGTTCCAGGTGCAGGTATGCTAATGCTTTCACTTGTATTAAAACAAGCAGGATTGCCACTTGAAGGAATTGGCGTTGTAATCGGTGTTGACAGAATAATAGATATGTTCAGAACAGCAGTAAATATAACAGGAGATGCTGTCTGCACAATGGTTGTAGCTAGAAGTGAAAATGAAATTACAGATCCCCAAAAATTCTATAACTAA
- a CDS encoding type II toxin-antitoxin system RelE family toxin, producing the protein MKYKVIIRQKAEKQLNKLDDSMKLKIMRYIKQNLNNTDNPKKFDKALRYNLKGFWRYRVENYRIIAKIEKDELVILIVEIDKRDKIYI; encoded by the coding sequence ATGAAATATAAAGTTATCATTAGACAAAAAGCTGAAAAACAATTAAATAAACTAGATGATTCTATGAAACTAAAAATTATGCGATACATTAAACAAAATCTTAATAATACAGATAATCCAAAAAAATTTGATAAAGCATTAAGATATAATCTGAAAGGATTTTGGAGATATAGAGTTGAAAACTATAGAATTATTGCAAAAATTGAGAAGGATGAATTAGTCATTTTAATTGTTGAAATAGATAAAAGGGATAAAATTTATATTTAG
- a CDS encoding DUF6290 family protein — MITVSINAHPDIEDKINNYVKENNINLNQVMLDLILEKIEDEEDYKSAVEAYEEYKLNKEKAISFEDLVKKMRLENEI; from the coding sequence ATGATAACCGTTTCTATAAATGCTCATCCTGACATAGAAGATAAAATAAACAACTATGTTAAGGAAAACAATATCAATTTAAACCAAGTAATGTTAGATTTAATTCTTGAAAAAATCGAAGATGAAGAGGACTACAAATCGGCTGTTGAAGCTTATGAAGAGTATAAGTTAAACAAGGAAAAAGCAATTTCATTTGAAGATTTAGTAAAAAAAATGAGATTGGAAAATGAAATATAA
- a CDS encoding VOC family protein, whose translation MNNKNYGLNFNFITLRVKNIEKMRDYYLKLLKMKVLKDKKENGKREITLGTKTAPLIKMISFGNEVLKNDNETNVFHIAYLLPERKDLGNFLRNCAKELIKLDGVGDHNVSEAVYLTDPEGNGIEVYADRDSNTWKWENGHVVMGTETIDLEDLLRISDNLPDFEIPENTKIGHVHLETFDLENDKDFYIKALGLEIVSKLPKAYFLSTGKYHHQFGMNQWNGKRKIPKNDNSTGVEEIHLSLVKEKFEKNFPNIKENTVTIDTPNRIKLFVSKENK comes from the coding sequence ATGAATAATAAAAATTATGGATTAAATTTTAATTTTATAACTTTAAGAGTAAAAAATATCGAAAAAATGAGAGATTATTATTTAAAATTGCTAAAAATGAAAGTTTTAAAAGATAAAAAAGAAAACGGAAAAAGAGAAATTACATTGGGAACTAAGACAGCTCCTCTTATAAAAATGATTTCTTTTGGAAATGAAGTATTGAAAAACGATAACGAGACAAATGTATTTCATATTGCTTATTTACTGCCTGAAAGAAAAGATTTAGGAAATTTTTTAAGAAACTGTGCGAAAGAGCTAATTAAATTAGACGGAGTGGGAGACCACAACGTAAGCGAAGCGGTTTATTTGACAGATCCTGAAGGAAACGGTATTGAAGTTTATGCAGACAGAGATTCTAATACTTGGAAATGGGAAAATGGACATGTTGTAATGGGAACAGAAACTATTGATTTAGAAGATTTATTGAGAATTTCAGACAATCTTCCTGATTTTGAAATTCCTGAGAATACAAAAATTGGACATGTTCATCTTGAAACATTTGATCTTGAAAATGATAAAGACTTTTATATAAAGGCATTAGGACTTGAAATAGTATCGAAATTACCAAAAGCATATTTTTTATCAACAGGTAAGTATCATCATCAATTTGGTATGAATCAATGGAACGGAAAAAGAAAGATTCCTAAAAATGATAATTCTACAGGTGTTGAAGAAATACATCTATCATTAGTTAAAGAAAAATTTGAAAAAAATTTTCCAAATATAAAAGAAAATACAGTAACTATTGATACTCCAAATAGAATAAAATTATTTGTATCCAAGGAAAACAAATAA
- a CDS encoding methylated-DNA--[protein]-cysteine S-methyltransferase, translating into MRKNIYFYETNTPIGKIGLATTENDSHITDVIWNYEIEKFKNDDNFQIKETELIKKAKNQLFEYFSKKRKQFDLPLLKEGTPFQISVWNALETIPYGETRSYKDIAVAINNEKAVRAVGMANNRNKISIFIPCHRVIGADGKLVGYGGGLHIKEFLLELEGIEIK; encoded by the coding sequence ATGAGAAAAAATATCTATTTTTATGAAACCAATACTCCGATTGGAAAAATTGGACTTGCCACAACAGAAAATGATTCTCATATTACTGATGTAATCTGGAATTATGAAATTGAAAAATTTAAAAATGATGATAATTTTCAAATTAAAGAAACTGAGTTAATAAAAAAGGCAAAAAATCAGTTATTTGAATATTTTTCCAAAAAACGAAAACAATTTGACTTGCCACTTCTAAAAGAAGGGACACCTTTTCAAATTTCCGTCTGGAACGCTCTTGAAACAATCCCTTACGGCGAAACCCGTTCCTACAAGGACATCGCAGTTGCAATTAATAACGAAAAAGCAGTCCGTGCAGTCGGAATGGCAAATAATCGAAATAAAATCTCAATTTTTATTCCTTGCCATCGTGTAATTGGTGCGGATGGAAAGTTAGTCGGATATGGTGGAGGACTCCATATAAAGGAGTTTTTATTGGAACTGGAAGGCATTGAAATAAAATAG
- a CDS encoding Abi family protein encodes MKEENYLLEQQIEILKEKGLIIKDTALGKQILQHFNFFDIIKVYKNLFIVNNVFVKNTTIEKVFLFYHYDRGIQNILFKYSVYIERIFKNRLAEILSQEIGITKQEYLKIENYTVRNNNNLILNNTLKEIRDVEGISEHPSILLKKITFSTTINLYNFLNEKLKEKMIYFNYKDNEKQQAKNLFRNSLYIIRRYRNEIAHSMDFINYRAERYIIFRYLKKILNEYGYIKLMNKNDYSKRQRGPNDIFSMMLSVILLLGNEFLRIEMLKELEMFINKENKEKFKSYAEITNLPDNFLDRLQETLKEKKNNYLFRS; translated from the coding sequence ATGAAAGAGGAAAATTATTTATTAGAACAACAAATAGAAATTTTAAAAGAAAAAGGATTGATAATAAAAGATACGGCTTTAGGGAAGCAAATTTTACAACATTTTAATTTTTTTGATATTATTAAAGTGTATAAAAATTTATTTATAGTAAATAATGTTTTTGTCAAAAATACAACTATAGAAAAGGTATTTTTGTTTTATCATTATGATAGAGGGATTCAAAATATATTATTTAAATATAGTGTGTATATAGAAAGAATATTTAAAAATAGACTGGCAGAGATTCTATCACAAGAAATTGGAATAACTAAACAAGAATATTTAAAAATAGAAAATTATACGGTAAGAAATAATAATAATTTAATTTTAAATAATACGTTAAAGGAAATAAGAGATGTAGAAGGTATTTCAGAACATCCAAGTATTTTATTAAAAAAAATAACTTTTAGCACAACAATAAATTTGTATAATTTTTTAAATGAAAAATTAAAGGAAAAAATGATATATTTTAATTATAAGGATAATGAAAAGCAACAAGCGAAAAATTTGTTTAGAAATAGCCTTTATATAATTAGAAGGTATCGAAATGAAATAGCACACTCAATGGATTTTATAAATTATAGAGCTGAAAGATATATAATTTTTAGATATTTAAAAAAAATATTGAATGAATACGGATATATAAAATTAATGAACAAGAACGATTATTCCAAGAGACAAAGAGGTCCTAACGATATTTTTTCGATGATGTTGTCAGTAATACTGTTGTTAGGAAATGAATTTTTGAGAATAGAAATGCTAAAGGAATTAGAAATGTTTATAAATAAAGAAAATAAAGAAAAATTTAAAAGTTATGCTGAAATTACAAATCTTCCTGATAATTTTTTAGATAGATTGCAAGAAACATTAAAAGAAAAAAAGAATAATTACTTATTTAGAAGTTAA
- a CDS encoding replication-associated recombination protein A: MNLFDEVYEDKKPLAFRYRPKSLDDFYGQKRLVGENGILRKIIERGNFMNAIFWGAPGTGKTTLAEIIADKMNYHYEYLNAIKASVTDIKNISDKAHSSFHTNGQQTLLFLDEIHRFNKLQQDSLLEDLENGNIILIGATTENPYYSLNNALLSRCMAFEFKKLSEDDLLKILRNINEKENFGISDDILGYISEIIEGDARQVINILELITNVGVEFTLEEVKEILNTKKSYHKTEDKYNTISAMIKSIRGSDPDAAVYWMAKMLSGGEDILYIARRLVILASEDIGLANPQALPVAVAGLNAIKEIGMPEARIILSEVAIYLAISPKSNSAYNAINSALSHIENEKIQEVPVHLTKVGAKDYKYPHNYENHYVDQIYMNEKIKFYEHGENKFEKAADEWLRKIKKK, from the coding sequence ATGAATTTATTTGACGAAGTATATGAAGATAAGAAGCCGCTGGCATTTAGATACCGTCCAAAAAGTCTTGATGATTTTTATGGGCAGAAGAGATTGGTTGGGGAAAATGGGATTTTGAGAAAGATTATTGAACGAGGAAACTTTATGAATGCGATTTTCTGGGGAGCACCGGGAACGGGGAAAACTACACTTGCAGAAATAATCGCTGATAAAATGAATTACCATTACGAATATTTGAATGCTATAAAAGCCTCTGTAACAGATATAAAGAATATTTCTGATAAGGCACATAGCAGCTTTCACACAAATGGACAGCAGACATTACTATTTTTAGATGAAATTCATAGATTTAACAAGCTGCAGCAGGATTCACTACTTGAAGATTTGGAAAATGGAAATATTATTTTAATTGGAGCTACTACTGAAAATCCTTATTACAGCTTGAATAACGCGTTATTATCACGGTGTATGGCATTTGAATTTAAGAAATTGAGTGAGGATGATTTGCTTAAAATATTGAGAAATATTAATGAAAAGGAGAATTTTGGGATTTCAGATGATATTTTGGGATATATTTCGGAAATAATTGAAGGGGATGCAAGGCAGGTTATAAACATTTTGGAACTAATTACAAATGTTGGAGTGGAGTTTACGCTGGAAGAAGTGAAGGAAATTTTGAATACAAAAAAATCATATCATAAGACAGAAGACAAGTACAATACAATTTCAGCAATGATAAAAAGCATTCGTGGAAGCGATCCTGATGCGGCTGTCTACTGGATGGCGAAAATGCTATCTGGCGGAGAAGATATTTTATATATCGCAAGAAGACTTGTAATTTTGGCTTCTGAAGACATTGGGCTTGCAAATCCGCAGGCTTTACCAGTTGCTGTGGCAGGACTTAATGCGATAAAGGAAATTGGAATGCCTGAAGCTAGAATCATCTTATCCGAAGTAGCAATCTATCTTGCAATTTCTCCCAAGAGCAATTCAGCCTACAATGCTATAAATTCAGCACTAAGCCACATTGAAAATGAAAAAATTCAGGAAGTACCAGTTCATCTCACAAAAGTTGGAGCAAAAGACTACAAATATCCACACAATTATGAAAATCATTATGTAGACCAAATTTATATGAATGAAAAAATCAAGTTTTACGAGCATGGGGAAAATAAATTTGAAAAGGCGGCAGATGAGTGGTTGAGGAAGATTAAGAAAAAGTAG
- the purH gene encoding bifunctional phosphoribosylaminoimidazolecarboxamide formyltransferase/IMP cyclohydrolase, with protein sequence MKKRALISVFDKTGILEFAQFLNQKGVEIISTGGTYKFLKENGLSVIDVSEVTNFKEMLDGRVKTLHPNIHGGILAIRNNKEHMDTIAKEGIETIDYVVVNLYPFFREVQTDKTFDEKIEFIDIGGPTMLRSAAKSFKDVTVICETEDYEKVMEEIKNNGEVSFETKKRLAGKVFNLTSAYDAAISNFLLEEEYPKYLNVSYEKKFDLRYGENPHQSSAYYVSTTENGSMKDFVQLNGKELSFNNIRDMDIAWKVANEFDEIACCAVKHSTPCGVAVADDVFTAYKKAHDCDPVSIFGGIVAINREIDAKTAQELNKIFLEIVIAPAFTDEALEILKSKKNLRVIKCEVAKPQDKVEYVKVDGGILVQQTNQKMIDNMEVVTKKQPTEEELKDMELGMKVVKHVKSNAIVVVKDGAATGVGTGQTNRIWATQHALEHAKGDLESLEGAVLASDAFFPFRDCVDEAAKYGIKALVQPGGSIRDKESIEAADEHGMTMVFTGIRHFKH encoded by the coding sequence ATGAAAAAAAGAGCTTTGATTAGTGTCTTTGATAAGACTGGAATATTGGAATTTGCACAGTTTTTAAATCAAAAAGGTGTGGAAATTATTTCGACTGGAGGGACTTACAAGTTTTTGAAGGAAAATGGGCTTTCTGTGATAGATGTTTCAGAAGTTACTAATTTTAAAGAAATGCTGGATGGTAGGGTAAAAACATTGCATCCGAATATTCATGGTGGAATTTTGGCAATTAGGAACAATAAGGAACATATGGATACGATTGCAAAAGAAGGAATAGAGACAATTGATTATGTTGTTGTTAATCTTTATCCATTTTTCAGGGAAGTTCAGACAGATAAGACTTTTGATGAAAAAATCGAATTTATTGATATAGGTGGTCCTACAATGCTTCGTTCGGCTGCAAAATCATTCAAGGATGTTACAGTTATCTGCGAAACAGAAGACTATGAAAAAGTTATGGAAGAAATCAAAAATAATGGGGAAGTTTCATTTGAAACAAAAAAAAGATTGGCTGGGAAGGTGTTTAACTTGACATCAGCTTATGATGCGGCTATCTCTAATTTCTTGCTGGAAGAGGAATATCCAAAATATTTGAATGTTTCGTATGAAAAGAAATTTGACTTGAGGTATGGCGAAAACCCTCACCAATCGTCTGCATACTACGTTTCAACTACTGAAAATGGAAGTATGAAGGATTTTGTCCAGTTAAATGGAAAAGAATTGTCATTTAATAATATCAGGGATATGGATATTGCTTGGAAAGTGGCAAATGAATTTGATGAAATTGCCTGCTGTGCTGTAAAACACTCGACTCCTTGCGGAGTAGCAGTTGCAGATGATGTTTTCACAGCTTACAAAAAAGCCCATGATTGTGATCCAGTATCAATTTTTGGCGGAATTGTTGCGATTAATAGAGAAATCGATGCAAAAACTGCACAGGAACTGAATAAAATTTTCCTTGAAATCGTAATTGCCCCAGCATTTACTGATGAAGCTCTTGAAATATTAAAATCCAAGAAAAATTTGAGAGTAATAAAATGCGAAGTTGCAAAACCGCAGGATAAAGTGGAATACGTAAAAGTTGATGGCGGAATATTAGTTCAGCAGACAAATCAGAAGATGATTGACAATATGGAAGTTGTAACGAAAAAACAGCCAACAGAGGAAGAATTAAAAGATATGGAACTTGGAATGAAAGTCGTAAAACACGTAAAATCAAATGCAATTGTGGTAGTAAAAGACGGAGCGGCAACAGGAGTTGGAACAGGACAGACAAACAGAATCTGGGCAACCCAGCACGCACTTGAACATGCCAAAGGAGATTTAGAATCGCTAGAAGGAGCAGTTCTGGCATCAGACGCATTTTTCCCGTTCAGAGACTGTGTAGACGAAGCTGCAAAATATGGTATCAAAGCATTAGTACAACCAGGTGGCTCAATTAGAGACAAAGAGTCAATCGAAGCTGCCGATGAACACGGAATGACAATGGTATTTACTGGCATCAGACACTTCAAACATTAA